In a genomic window of Styela clava chromosome 7, kaStyClav1.hap1.2, whole genome shotgun sequence:
- the LOC120327570 gene encoding uncharacterized protein LOC120327570 isoform X1 has protein sequence MKIVIFFVSEYDNVVMKNKLFLVLVSFVGFCVACFIHHFIMSAESKNDKDWKNAKSIYDFTMMDIDGKEVSFEKYRDKVCLVVNVASKUGMTKANYIQLEQLYEKYSSQGLSIMAFPCNQFASQEPGTNEEIKHFAQDNYNAKYDLYAKINVNGDGAAPFFKWLKSRKHGKGTLTNSIKWNFSKFLIDRQGEVADRFAPNTEPMSKDITGKIEKLL, from the exons ATGAAAATAGtaattttctttgtatcagAATATGATAATGTggtaatgaaaaacaaattgtttttaGTTCTAGTTAGTTTTGTAGGTTTCTGTGTCGCTTGTTTCATTCATCACTTCATCATG tcTGCTGAAAGCAAAAATGACAAAGATTGGAAAAATGCAAAATCGATTTATGATTTCACAATGatggatattgatgggaaagaagtttcatttgaaaaatatag GGATAAAGTATGCCTGGTTGTCAATGTTGCCTCTAAATGAGGCATGACAAAAGCCAACTATATTCAGTTGGAACAACTTTACGAAAAGTACTCATCTCAAGGTTTAAGCATAATGGCTTTTCCATGTAATCAATTTGCAAGTCAG GAACCAGGAACAAATGAAGAAATCAAACATTTTGCCCAGGATAATTACAATGCAAAATATGATCTATATGCCAAAATAAATGTCAACGGTGACGGTGCTGCTCCTTTTTTCAAGTGGCTGAAGAGCCGTAAACATGGAAAAGGAACATTGACAAA TTcaatcaaatggaatttttcaaagtttttgatTGATAGACAAGGAGAAGTTGCCGATCGGTTTGCCCCAAACACTGAACCTATG tctAAAGACATCACTGGGAAAATTGAGAAGCTGCTTTGA
- the LOC120327570 gene encoding uncharacterized protein LOC120327570 isoform X2 has product MVLARLFSGSLRSKSLILGLSSSSGILFSVCHQSTLSAESKNDKDWKNAKSIYDFTMMDIDGKEVSFEKYRDKVCLVVNVASKUGMTKANYIQLEQLYEKYSSQGLSIMAFPCNQFASQEPGTNEEIKHFAQDNYNAKYDLYAKINVNGDGAAPFFKWLKSRKHGKGTLTNSIKWNFSKFLIDRQGEVADRFAPNTEPMSKDITGKIEKLL; this is encoded by the exons ATGGTGCTAGCCAGATTATTTTCTGGGTCATTAAGATCAAAGTCTCTGATTCTTGGCCTATCTTCTTCTTCTGGAATTCTTTTCTCTGTTTGCCACCAATCCACATTG tcTGCTGAAAGCAAAAATGACAAAGATTGGAAAAATGCAAAATCGATTTATGATTTCACAATGatggatattgatgggaaagaagtttcatttgaaaaatatag GGATAAAGTATGCCTGGTTGTCAATGTTGCCTCTAAATGAGGCATGACAAAAGCCAACTATATTCAGTTGGAACAACTTTACGAAAAGTACTCATCTCAAGGTTTAAGCATAATGGCTTTTCCATGTAATCAATTTGCAAGTCAG GAACCAGGAACAAATGAAGAAATCAAACATTTTGCCCAGGATAATTACAATGCAAAATATGATCTATATGCCAAAATAAATGTCAACGGTGACGGTGCTGCTCCTTTTTTCAAGTGGCTGAAGAGCCGTAAACATGGAAAAGGAACATTGACAAA TTcaatcaaatggaatttttcaaagtttttgatTGATAGACAAGGAGAAGTTGCCGATCGGTTTGCCCCAAACACTGAACCTATG tctAAAGACATCACTGGGAAAATTGAGAAGCTGCTTTGA
- the LOC120327569 gene encoding uncharacterized protein LOC120327569 isoform X1, whose amino-acid sequence MKFSLSEIFFVLCLLSFARLNVASSEKKKKMPKPTFKMEYSWLSEFDGGYIAKFRVPVHIEIPSWTMALLFPERIYNITLWQGTFIELSPDGRVVYLKQKQWNGHLWPGMTNEQRLLLRFNITPGIDYNGYSGPKPDIVFLDKVFMPNRTIDYEHEMKVVNYTWYTKPRSKHFREMGYSTIPVSTREPTTTTVPTTTTFNPFQNSGDEEKYNQFSGRGKWWFISTDKTITTSKPPTTPLLSTTTKTWWKFAHKTSTTPPKPTLAAINCVESIAERKRICKKKRRPMKRCFVPQCDGDRFKAVQCRKAKLTTRTGHYCWCVDTRSGVKLGTTLVKFENAHKLNCFEGDQSRTEPVVLTTTKSLITSPTPAYIPEGFSKDGDAERPIFAPRNSYDYAKIIHNSHLFFEAQRSGNLPRNGRISWRASAHTKDGSECNKDLSGGYYHSGDYVKFGFPTAFSMTQLAWSYLEAKDAYEASWQTKFLKDTLKWAADYFIKAHTGQFEFYGQVGDPIYENEEWTRPQNMGGVQRPCYSITGRSPGTDLAAETAAALAATAAVWIESGSNETDPYVQSLIKHAKELFQFADKYRGVYHMSIRAAANFYPSSGYNDELVWAAMWLYIATNDEVYLANVKTKYFIYNLFNQQTEFSWDQKAVGVQLLLAKYTKKRTYVKPLLAFCDSVMPDGTAEYTPQGLLFKSKWGPIRYACNAGFICMVTSKLKLVPDEKKTKYRKFGEDQIDYVLGKTGKSFVVGYGINYPKQPHHRSSSCSTAGKCTYEDFRKPTDNPQVLTGAVVGGPDDRDMWMNDRTNTMSNAVSLDFNSALQSAVAVLKQFQIEYKAWFDTQWKQKSG is encoded by the exons ATGAAGTTTTCATTGTCAGAAATCTTTTTTGTACTTTGTTTACTCAGTTTCGCGAGACTTAATGTTGCCAGTAGtgagaaaaagaagaaaatgcCAAAGCCAACATTCAAG ATGGAGTATTCATGGCTATCTGAATTCGACGGGGGATATATTGCAAAATTCAGAGTACCAGTTCACATAGAAATTCCAAGTTGGACGATGGCACTTCTATTTCCAGAAAGAATATATAACATTACG TTATGGCAGGGAACCTTCATAGAACTCAGTCCAGACGGTCGTGTTGTTTATCTGAAACAGAAACAGTGGAATGGACATCTGTGGCCCGGAATGACTAATGAACAGCG CCTTCTTCTTCGCTTCAACATCACTCCAGGAATTGATTACAACGGATATTCAGGACCTAAACCTGATATAGTTTTTCTTGACAAAGTATTCATGCCAAATCGAACCATTGATTACGAACATGAAATGAAAGTAGTGAATTACACATGG TATACCAAGCCACGTTCGAAGCACTTCCGTGAGATGGGCTACTCAACAATTCCAGTTAGCACAAGGGAACCCACAACAACTACGGTACCTACCACTACAACATTCAATCCATTCCAAAATAGTGGAGACGAAGAGAAATACAATCAATTTAGCGGCCGGGGAAAGTGGTG GTTCATTTCCACTGATAAAACTATAACCACTTCTAAGCCACCCACTACACCATTACTTTCAACTACTACTAAGACTTGGTGGAAATTTGCTCATAAAACATCGACGACTCCTCCTAAACCGACATTAGCGG CTATCAACTGCGTTGAGTCCATCGCAGAACGAAAAAGGATTTGCAAAAAGAAAAGAAGACCGATGAAGCGATGTTTTGTACCTCAATGTGATGGAGATAGATTCAAAGCAGTACAATGTCGGAAGGCAAAACTGACAACAAGAACTGGTCACTATTGCTGGTGTGTTGACACCAGAAGCGGAGTAAAACTGGGAACAACTTTAGTGAAGTTTGAGAACGCCCATAAATTGAATTGCTTCGAGGGAG ATCAATCAAGAACTGAGCCGGTGGtgttaacaacaacaaaaagccTGATAACATCGCCAACTCCTGCGTATATTCCTGAAGGATTTTCTAAAGACGGAGATGCAGAACGCCCGATATTTGCTCCACGCAATTCTTATGACTATGCTAAG ATCATTCACAATTCGCATCTATTTTTTGAAGCTCAGCGATCGGGAAATTTACCTCGCAATGGTCGTATTTCATGGAGAGCGAGTGCTCATACAAAGGATGGGTCTGAATGCAACAAAGATTTATCAGGAGGATATTATCACT CTGGCGACTACGTGAAATTTGGCTTCCCTACGGCATTTTCTATGACGCAATTGGCCTGGAGTTATCTTGAAGCAAAAGACGCCTACGAAGCCAGTTGGCAGACAAAATTTCTCAAAGATACTTTAAAATGGGCCGCTGACTACTTCATCAAAGCACATACTGgacaatttgaattttatggCCAA GTAGGCGATCCTATATACGAAAATGAAGAATGGACCCGACCTCAAAATATGGGTGGAGTACAACGTCCGTGCTATTCGATAACTGGCAGAAGTCCAGGAACAGATCTGGCGGCGGAAACAGCCGCCGCTCTCGCTGCAACGGCTGCAGTGTGGATTGAAAGCGGGAGTAATGAAA CCGATCCATATGTTCAGTCCCTGATAAAACATGCCAAGGAGTTATTTCAGTTTGCTGACAAATACAGAGGAGTTTATCATATGTCGATTCGTGCTGCTGCAAACTTTTATCCATCTTCTGG ATATAACGACGAGCTTGTTTGGGCAGCAATGTGGTTGTATATTGCTACAAACGATGAAGTTTATCTTGCaaatgtaaaaacaaaatatttcatttacaatttattcaatCAACAAACGGAATTTTCGTGGGATCAAAAAGCAGTTGGTGTTCAACTATTACTTGCAAAATACACGAAAAAGCGAACATATGTGAAACCATTGCTTGCGTTTTGTGATTCTGTTATGCCAG ATGGCACTGCTGAATATACGCCACAGGGTCTTTTGTTCAAGTCAAAGTGGGGCCCAATAAGATATGCATGCAATGCTGGGTTCATCTGTATGgtgacgtcaaaattaaaattggtgcctgatgaaaaaaaaacaaagtacAG aaaatttggtGAAGATCAGATAGATTATGTTCTTGGGAAAACCGGAAAGAGTTTTGTAGTTGGCTATGGCATAAACTACCCAAAGCAACCGCATCACAGATCTAG